In the Nomascus leucogenys isolate Asia chromosome 5, Asia_NLE_v1, whole genome shotgun sequence genome, one interval contains:
- the LOC115835047 gene encoding phospholipid phosphatase 2-like yields the protein MTPASLATLSSAGTQEPQCHGNTFHKWLLNVSLIPEASAGSVLVTTWLAPSLPFAILTLVNAPYKRGFYCGDDSIRYPYRPDTITHGLMAGVTITATIVLVSAWEAYLVYTDRLYSCSDFNNYVAAVYKVLGTFLFGAAMSQSLTDLAKYMIGRLRPNFLAVCDPDWSRINCSVYVQLEKVCRGNPADVTEARLSFYSGHSSFGMYRMMFLALYVQARLCWKWARLLRPTVQFFLVAFALYVGYTRVSDYKHHWSDVLVGLLQGALVAGLTVRYISDFFKARPPQHCPKEEELERKPSLSLTLTLGEADHNHYGYLNSSS from the exons ATGACTCCTGCTTCCCTGGCCACCCTCAGCTCAGCAGGGACCCAGGAGCCCCAGTGCCATGGCAACACCTTCCATAAGTGGCTCCTGAATGTGTCTTTGATCCCTGAGGCCAGCGCTGGGTCTGTCCTGGTTACCACGTGGCTGGCGC CCTCCCTGCCCTTTGCTATCCTGACGCTGGTGAACGCCCCGTATAAGCGAGGATTTTACTGCGGGGATGACTCCATCCGGTACCCCTACCGTCCAGACACCATCACCCACGGGCTCATGGCTGGAGTCACCATCACGGCCACCATCGTCCTC GTCTCTGCCTGGGAAGCCTACCTGGTGTACACAGACCGGCTCTATTCTTGCTCAGACTTCAACAACTACGTGGCTGCTGTATACAAGGTGCTGGGGACCTTCCTGTTCGGGGCGGCCATGAGCCAGTCTCTGACAGACCTGGCCAAGTACATGATCGGGCGTCTGAGGCCCAACTTCCTAGCCGTCTGCGACCCCGACTGGAGCCGGATCAACTGCTCAGTCTATGTGCAGCTGGAGAAAGTGTGCAGGGGAAACCCTGCGGACGTCACCGAGGCCAG gTTGTCTTTCTACTCAGGACACTCTTCCTTTGGGATGTACCGCATGATGTTCTTGGCG CTGTATGTGCAGGCACGGCTCTGTTGGAAGTGGGCGCGGCTGCTGCGACCCACAGTCCAGTTCTTCCTGGTGGCCTTTGCCCTCTATGTGGGCTACACCCGCGTGTCTGATTACAAACACCACTGGAGCGATGTCCTTGTTGGCCTCCTGCAGGGCGCACTGGTGGCTGGCCTCACT GTCCGCTACATCTCAGACTTCTTCAAAGCCCGACCCCCGCAGCACTGTCcgaaggaggaggagctggaaCGGAAGCCCAGCCTGTCACTGACGTTGACCCTGGGCGAGGCTGACCACAACCACTATGGATACCTGAACTCCTCCTCCTGA